ctaaaaaCACACAAGGGAGGAAGCTCATTTGCGACAATGCTTCAAATTATTGCTGTAACATTTTTCTCTAAGACTTTCATTTACTTTGTGACCTGAATAAATCTGTTACCACTTGAATTATCTCttcaatgatatatatttattaccttaagtaaCCTCTATAACTATTGTAATCCTTAAAACAAACTCAACATTTCTGAAATAGAACGAATCGAAGCcctacattttaaaatgaaagtactaaAGCGACACCCACggaaaatatatttaacaaaaacaaatttagatGAAAATGCCGAAACTAGGCGAGTGCGTGAACTTAACGAAAAAGGACAGGAAGCCTTTATAGAAAAAAGTGACAATTTATATCACGACTTAGAGGCCCTAGCCTATAGTCAAGCCTAGAATCTCAGTTATTAGAATCGACCAAGCCTCCTAACGACCTCCAGCAATTGTTAACAGCACAAGATAAAATTGTACAAGCCTGTACTAAATACCGCAGGCCCACAGACGAGTACTTGAcatttctgaaaaatacaaaaatattagaCAACCTTCAAGACATTAATACTTGCAAATTCTCAACGGATATCCGAATGTCTAAAGTCGACCTGGCAATTGAAACTTTGCACGAGCATCGCCTTACCTTGACAAAGAAATCAACAAAAACGAGGACATCTAAGGGCAAGACTACCTCGCACAGTGGGAGCTCAAACGTCTCTGACATGTCAAACCTAGCAAGGAGAAAGCGTGCCAAGGCAGAGTCCGCTAGATCAAAGATAGCCTTTGCCGAGCAAGAAGCTGCCCTCCTAAAGCAGGAGGCCGTTTTACAGGAACAGACCCTATACAGACAAACAGAAATCAAAGCCGAAAGAGAACAAGAAACCATCCGTGCAAACCAAGAGGCCATTCGTAGAAAAGCCGAAGCGGAACAAGAGGCCATGCATAGAAAAGCCGAAGCGGAACAAGAGGCCATGCGTAGAAAAGCCGAAGCGGAACGAGAGGCCATGCGTAAAATTGCTGAGTCTGCACACATATGAAGGCTCAAATGGAACTTGAGGCTGCTCACCTGAAAGCTCGAATTGAACAGGAGAAAGagcacattaaaattaaaaaagaacaggAGGCGGTTCGCAGGAAAACTCAAATGGAACAGGAAGCCGCACGTGCGGTCCGAGAAAAAGCCGAACTTAAGGCCGCTAGAAGCATTCTCGAAGCAAAAagagaagctgcagccgcagaGG
The window above is part of the Mytilus edulis chromosome 6, xbMytEdul2.2, whole genome shotgun sequence genome. Proteins encoded here:
- the LOC139526701 gene encoding treponemal membrane protein B-like translates to MSKVDLAIETLHEHRLTLTKKSTKTRTSKGKTTSHSGSSNVSDMSNLARRKRAKAESARSKIAFAEQEAALLKQEAVLQEQTLYRQTEIKAEREQETIRANQEAIRRKAEAEQEAMHRKAEAEQEAMRRKAEAEREAMRKIAESAHI